A genomic region of Danio aesculapii chromosome 21, fDanAes4.1, whole genome shotgun sequence contains the following coding sequences:
- the setb gene encoding SET nuclear proto-oncogene b isoform X1: MSASAAKVSRKEQNSNHDGADETSEKEQQEAIEHIDEVQNEIDRLNEQASEEILKVEQKYNKLRQPFFQKRSELIAKIPNFWVTTFVNHPQVSALLGEEDEEALHYLTRVEVTEFEDIKSGYRIDFYFDENPYFENKVLSKEFHLNESGDPSSKSTEIKWKAGKDLTKRTGQTPNKAGKKRQHEEPESFFTWFTDHSDAGADELGEVIKDDIWPNPLQYYLVPDMDEEEGEGEEEDDEEEEEGLEDIDEEGDEDEGEEDEEEDEGEDGEDDGEDD; the protein is encoded by the exons ATGTCGGCCTCGGCGGCGAAAGTGAGCCGAAAGGAGCAGAACTCGAATCACGACGGAGCGGACGAGACCTCGG AAAAAGAGCAACAGGAGGCCATTGAACATATTGATGAAGTACAGAATGAAATTGACAG ATTGAATGAGCAGGCAAGTGAGGAAATTTTAAAAGTAGAGCAGAAGTACAATAAGCTACGTCAGCCATTCTTCCAGAAGAGATCAGAACTCATAGCCAAAATTCCAAACTTCTGGGTCACAACATTCGTCAACCATCCACAAG TCTCAGCCTTGCTCGGTGAGGAGGATGAAGAAGCACTTCATTACCTTACCAGAGTGGAGGTCACAGAGTTTGAGGACATCAAATCAGGTTACAGAATAGATTTT TACTTTGATGAAAATCCCTACTTTGAAAACAAAGTCCTCTCAAAAGAGTTCCATTTGAATGAAAGCGGTGACCCGTCTTCAAAATCCACTGAAATCAAATGGAAGGCTGGAAAG GACCTGACAAAGCGCACTGGACAGACACCGAACAAGGCAGGGAAGAAAAGGCAACATGAAGAGCCAGAGAGCTTCTTCACCTGGTTCACCGATCACTCCGACGCAGGCGCTGATGAACTCGGAGAGGTCATTAAAGATGACATCTGGCCCAACCCTCTGCAGTACTACCTG GTCCCTGATATGGATGAAGAGGAGGGTGAAGGTGAGGAGGAAGAcgatgaggaagaggaggagggtTTGGAGGACATTGATGAAGAGGGGGATGAGGATGAAGGAGAGGAAGATGAAGAGGAGGATGAGGGAGAAGACGGTGAG GATGATGGAGAGGATGACTAA
- the setb gene encoding SET nuclear proto-oncogene b isoform X2, with translation MSASAAKVSRKEQNSNHDGADETSEKEQQEAIEHIDEVQNEIDRLNEQASEEILKVEQKYNKLRQPFFQKRSELIAKIPNFWVTTFVNHPQVSALLGEEDEEALHYLTRVEVTEFEDIKSGYRIDFYFDENPYFENKVLSKEFHLNESGDPSSKSTEIKWKAGKDLTKRTGQTPNKAGKKRQHEEPESFFTWFTDHSDAGADELGEVIKDDIWPNPLQYYLVPDMDEEEGEGEEEDDEEEEEGLEDIDEEGDEDEGEEDEEEDEGEDG, from the exons ATGTCGGCCTCGGCGGCGAAAGTGAGCCGAAAGGAGCAGAACTCGAATCACGACGGAGCGGACGAGACCTCGG AAAAAGAGCAACAGGAGGCCATTGAACATATTGATGAAGTACAGAATGAAATTGACAG ATTGAATGAGCAGGCAAGTGAGGAAATTTTAAAAGTAGAGCAGAAGTACAATAAGCTACGTCAGCCATTCTTCCAGAAGAGATCAGAACTCATAGCCAAAATTCCAAACTTCTGGGTCACAACATTCGTCAACCATCCACAAG TCTCAGCCTTGCTCGGTGAGGAGGATGAAGAAGCACTTCATTACCTTACCAGAGTGGAGGTCACAGAGTTTGAGGACATCAAATCAGGTTACAGAATAGATTTT TACTTTGATGAAAATCCCTACTTTGAAAACAAAGTCCTCTCAAAAGAGTTCCATTTGAATGAAAGCGGTGACCCGTCTTCAAAATCCACTGAAATCAAATGGAAGGCTGGAAAG GACCTGACAAAGCGCACTGGACAGACACCGAACAAGGCAGGGAAGAAAAGGCAACATGAAGAGCCAGAGAGCTTCTTCACCTGGTTCACCGATCACTCCGACGCAGGCGCTGATGAACTCGGAGAGGTCATTAAAGATGACATCTGGCCCAACCCTCTGCAGTACTACCTG GTCCCTGATATGGATGAAGAGGAGGGTGAAGGTGAGGAGGAAGAcgatgaggaagaggaggagggtTTGGAGGACATTGATGAAGAGGGGGATGAGGATGAAGGAGAGGAAGATGAAGAGGAGGATGAGGGAGAAGACG GATGA